The proteins below are encoded in one region of Megasphaera vaginalis (ex Bordigoni et al. 2020):
- a CDS encoding ABC transporter substrate-binding protein, whose translation MDEAYIAAADPEVILFINMVHDPAVVDSFRKDMTAGNIWQRLSAVRNGRVRFLPGDLFAVNPGSRIAKAMAVLYCRVYSTK comes from the coding sequence TTGGACGAAGCCTATATTGCCGCAGCCGATCCGGAGGTCATCCTCTTCATCAACATGGTGCATGATCCGGCCGTAGTGGATTCGTTCCGCAAGGATATGACGGCAGGAAATATCTGGCAGCGTCTCAGCGCCGTCCGCAACGGCCGAGTTCGTTTTCTGCCCGGCGATCTCTTTGCCGTCAATCCCGGATCGCGCATAGCCAAAGCGATGGCCGTCCTCTATTGTCGGGTGTACAGTACGAAATAG
- a CDS encoding ABC transporter substrate-binding protein produces MGKPIRMLRITVACCLVVLIGWLGLYGSSGGNRAVRQVTDSTGTVVNIPVHPQRVVFLNVSNMDMYYAAGGTAVGKPSSESVSPTLQEKTKDVTEVGIIHNPNVETILSLNPDLVIGVNVPFHNNLRATLEKAGIPLYINALDSYDDVLETLRFYGELTGQEKKAAAEAARIEEVHRQIFSRTEGKEGPRTLIIFGAPGSFSMATSKSFSGDLLTQLGGVNIADGAAEMESGFVPLSMEYIAKRDPEVILFISMVKRPAIIENFQEEMAGSSLWQGVSAVQQGRIYYLPGELFAVNPGTRIAEAFDVLYNDLYGNGAAQ; encoded by the coding sequence TTGGGAAAGCCAATACGTATGTTGAGGATTACAGTGGCTTGCTGCCTTGTGGTGTTGATCGGCTGGCTGGGACTGTACGGAAGTAGCGGCGGTAATAGGGCGGTGCGGCAGGTTACGGACAGTACGGGAACGGTCGTAAACATTCCGGTACATCCGCAACGCGTCGTTTTTCTGAATGTGTCCAACATGGACATGTATTATGCGGCAGGAGGTACGGCTGTCGGTAAGCCGTCGTCGGAGTCCGTCTCGCCGACGTTGCAGGAAAAGACGAAGGACGTTACGGAAGTCGGTATCATTCATAATCCAAACGTTGAAACGATTTTGTCATTAAATCCCGATCTGGTTATCGGGGTCAATGTCCCATTCCATAACAATTTGCGGGCTACGTTGGAAAAAGCGGGGATTCCGTTGTATATCAATGCGCTTGATTCTTATGATGATGTATTGGAAACGCTGCGCTTTTACGGCGAGCTGACGGGACAGGAGAAAAAGGCGGCAGCGGAAGCCGCGCGTATTGAAGAGGTACACCGGCAGATTTTTTCCCGTACAGAAGGGAAAGAAGGTCCGCGAACGTTAATTATCTTCGGCGCACCGGGCAGCTTCAGTATGGCGACGAGCAAGTCTTTCAGCGGTGATTTGCTGACACAACTTGGCGGCGTCAATATTGCTGACGGAGCGGCGGAAATGGAAAGTGGTTTTGTGCCTTTGAGTATGGAATATATTGCAAAGCGCGATCCGGAAGTTATCCTGTTTATCAGTATGGTAAAACGTCCGGCAATCATTGAAAATTTCCAAGAGGAAATGGCCGGAAGTTCACTTTGGCAAGGAGTCAGTGCCGTGCAGCAAGGAAGAATTTATTATTTGCCGGGAGAGCTGTTTGCCGTGAATCCCGGGACGCGCATTGCCGAAGCCTTTGACGTATTGTATAACGATTTGTATGGAAACGGTGCGGCGCAATGA
- a CDS encoding FecCD family ABC transporter permease, translated as MLRNETTDKRLALRYAVLAAGPMILVVLLFIGIAAGAVSMTMTEIWQVLTGGGQGENYRIIYYLRLPRVFCAALTGTNLALAGCILQGILRNPLADPGIIGVTAGAGLAAMALMLVVPEMTYLVPFAAFLGALAAAAAVFLLAWERGINPLRLILAGVAIAAFFGGGTAALSVFFSDKIQGTVNWMAGGFAGASWQHVFMILPYSAFGIVVALWSYRKLNALQLGDDVAASLGLHVERTRFFLVAIAALLAASAVSVAGLLGFVGLVVPHIMRLLVGSDFEFLLPASAVFGAVLVIGADIVARTAFSPVEVPVGIFLSFLGAPFFLYLLKRRMRT; from the coding sequence ATGCTGCGTAACGAAACAACGGATAAACGGCTGGCCTTACGGTATGCCGTCTTGGCAGCCGGACCGATGATACTGGTTGTTCTCCTTTTTATCGGTATTGCCGCCGGCGCCGTTTCGATGACAATGACGGAAATATGGCAGGTTTTGACCGGCGGCGGGCAAGGTGAAAATTATCGCATTATTTATTATCTCCGTCTGCCGCGCGTTTTTTGTGCGGCGCTGACGGGGACAAATCTGGCGCTGGCAGGATGCATACTACAGGGAATATTGCGTAATCCGCTGGCTGATCCCGGCATTATCGGCGTTACGGCCGGCGCCGGATTGGCGGCGATGGCGCTGATGCTGGTCGTACCTGAAATGACGTATCTGGTTCCTTTCGCCGCCTTCCTGGGGGCGCTGGCGGCCGCTGCCGCCGTTTTTCTCCTGGCTTGGGAACGCGGCATCAACCCGTTACGGCTCATTTTGGCCGGTGTCGCTATTGCCGCCTTTTTCGGCGGCGGCACGGCGGCGCTGTCAGTGTTTTTTTCCGATAAAATTCAAGGCACCGTCAATTGGATGGCCGGCGGTTTTGCCGGTGCGAGTTGGCAGCATGTTTTCATGATCCTGCCATATAGCGCTTTCGGCATTGTCGTGGCGTTGTGGAGCTACCGTAAGCTCAACGCCTTGCAACTGGGTGATGATGTGGCCGCTTCTCTGGGCTTACACGTGGAACGGACACGTTTTTTTCTCGTCGCCATCGCCGCGCTGCTGGCGGCATCTGCAGTCAGCGTAGCCGGCCTGCTGGGATTTGTCGGGCTGGTCGTTCCACATATTATGCGTCTGCTCGTGGGATCCGACTTTGAATTTCTTTTGCCGGCTTCAGCTGTTTTCGGTGCCGTTCTGGTTATCGGTGCGGATATCGTTGCCCGGACGGCTTTCAGTCCCGTCGAGGTGCCTGTGGGAATTTTCCTTTCCTTTTTGGGAGCTCCTTTTTTCCTTTATCTGTTGAAGCGGAGAATGAGAACATGA
- a CDS encoding ABC transporter ATP-binding protein, producing MSDTLEMCDVALGYGDRAVAEHINLSFMEPAIVSIIGPNGSGKSTLLKALGRLLKPRCGTVYLNGDDIRSWPSAETAKRLSVLPQSAQAPGDMTVRDLAACGRIPYQSAFSQLQETDREAIDNALAATGLQTMADRPLAALSGGERQRAWLAMALAQEPQILLLDEPTTYLDIHYQLDLMELIRQLHQTLRITVIMVMHDLNYAARYSQRLIAVKDGAVMADGSVEEVFVQPVLEALYQVKATVLKVGEGDVTQLVCVPYKTECGMT from the coding sequence ATGAGTGATACTTTGGAAATGTGCGATGTTGCGCTGGGGTACGGCGATCGTGCCGTTGCGGAACATATTAATTTGTCGTTTATGGAGCCGGCGATCGTATCTATTATTGGGCCGAACGGCTCCGGCAAGTCAACTTTGCTCAAGGCTTTGGGACGCTTGCTGAAACCTCGTTGCGGCACCGTTTATTTAAACGGCGACGATATTCGTTCATGGCCGTCGGCGGAAACGGCCAAACGGCTTTCCGTTTTGCCGCAGTCGGCGCAGGCTCCCGGCGATATGACGGTCCGTGATTTGGCTGCTTGCGGCAGGATACCGTACCAGTCGGCGTTTTCCCAATTGCAGGAGACAGATCGGGAGGCTATTGACAATGCGTTGGCGGCAACGGGGTTGCAAACGATGGCCGACCGTCCGCTTGCAGCGCTTTCCGGCGGCGAACGGCAACGGGCTTGGTTGGCAATGGCGCTGGCCCAGGAACCGCAGATTTTGCTGCTCGACGAACCGACGACATATTTGGATATTCATTATCAGTTGGACCTGATGGAACTGATCCGGCAGCTTCACCAGACTTTGCGGATTACGGTGATCATGGTAATGCACGATTTAAACTATGCCGCCCGGTACAGTCAGCGGCTGATTGCGGTGAAAGACGGCGCCGTCATGGCGGACGGTTCTGTGGAAGAGGTGTTTGTACAGCCTGTTTTAGAAGCGCTGTACCAGGTTAAAGCCACGGTATTGAAGGTAGGCGAGGGCGATGTGACGCAGCTTGTTTGTGTGCCGTATAAGACGGAGTGCGGCATGACCTAG
- a CDS encoding TonB-dependent receptor plug domain-containing protein gives MRKEYILRAVIISALCTGGVCHGALAEETADKTMKSRDIIVTASKTAEEIRTEPQAVEVITADDMRRMGADDLLTALALANNLNLSKATMTGNAVQIRGMSTNHVLILVDGKRYAAEDTNVTTNVYNLQRLNVDDIERVEIVRGPSSSLYGSDAMGGVINVITKVPEKAGGNVGMVTGSSLTAGAFNFNFGKHGRWTTSFDGRIEQERRHNRYTHSESLNPMTHQVSSVTDGNTGSYGTRRMFHLVSQYDFENANKNKLRFDVDLMNEDARSDFADTKSHIYVGDGYLMQMGPFPKAPKDWVLTNKNKREWYHNDQYGFSVEYTGKTKRNAYTFRSYYNELKKDSHLYNDRVLPKEKVRVNVPPMLIPKIGFPFIDYDYGAQYAKEDTDYAKYSTWVTEAQDTLYIGENHNLTFGGEYRTLEYKGTRLSDSPTGVNKRAETHGVNSYAAFIQDQWQINDKLYLVPSLRYEHNSRFGSETTPRLGLTYAINPYWRFKANYGRGYKAPSISEMYMRMHRSMGPMSVNIYGNPDLKPEKSRSYDFGVEMEKGAWFGKVTYFNNDVSNLITTDKIAGTDSDYHYINVNEAGINGVEAEVGKRLNNRWTVKLTHNYLDAVNQRSHQRLNNRAKNTTTLQLIYDDHNADKGFSAILWDQFSDKYRLNDQDYTYNTLNFSFDKHVTKDISVYGGVENILNKKVDDLYVDGRFWRIGAEWRW, from the coding sequence GTGAGAAAAGAATATATACTGCGTGCCGTTATTATTTCCGCCTTATGTACAGGCGGGGTTTGCCACGGCGCCCTGGCGGAAGAGACGGCGGACAAGACGATGAAGAGCAGGGATATCATCGTTACGGCATCTAAAACGGCGGAGGAAATTCGGACGGAGCCGCAGGCCGTAGAAGTGATCACTGCCGATGATATGCGGCGAATGGGGGCTGACGATCTCCTGACGGCGTTGGCTTTGGCGAATAACTTGAATTTATCGAAGGCAACCATGACCGGAAATGCCGTACAGATTCGCGGTATGAGCACCAATCACGTGCTGATTCTCGTCGACGGCAAACGGTATGCCGCCGAAGATACAAATGTGACGACAAATGTATACAACTTGCAGCGGCTAAATGTTGATGATATTGAACGCGTTGAAATCGTTCGCGGCCCTTCCAGCTCGCTTTACGGGTCAGACGCCATGGGCGGCGTCATCAACGTGATCACGAAGGTGCCTGAAAAGGCCGGCGGTAATGTCGGTATGGTGACCGGTTCTTCGTTGACTGCCGGCGCTTTTAATTTCAATTTCGGCAAGCACGGACGTTGGACGACAAGCTTTGACGGCCGTATCGAACAAGAACGAAGGCATAATCGCTATACGCACAGTGAATCGTTGAATCCGATGACGCACCAGGTGTCTTCCGTGACGGACGGGAATACCGGCTCTTATGGCACACGCCGTATGTTCCATTTGGTTTCGCAGTATGATTTTGAAAACGCGAACAAGAATAAGCTGCGGTTTGATGTCGATCTTATGAATGAAGATGCGCGTTCCGATTTTGCGGATACGAAATCCCATATTTATGTTGGCGACGGGTATTTGATGCAAATGGGACCGTTTCCGAAAGCGCCGAAAGATTGGGTCTTGACGAATAAAAATAAACGGGAATGGTATCACAACGACCAATATGGCTTCAGCGTAGAATATACAGGAAAAACGAAACGAAATGCCTATACGTTCCGTTCCTATTATAACGAATTGAAAAAGGATTCCCATCTGTATAACGATCGTGTGCTGCCGAAGGAAAAAGTACGGGTCAACGTGCCGCCTATGTTGATTCCTAAAATAGGGTTTCCTTTTATTGATTATGACTATGGCGCCCAGTATGCGAAAGAAGATACGGATTACGCCAAATACAGCACGTGGGTCACGGAAGCGCAGGATACGCTGTACATCGGTGAGAACCATAACCTGACCTTTGGCGGTGAATACCGAACGCTGGAGTATAAGGGCACACGTCTTAGCGATTCGCCGACAGGCGTCAACAAACGGGCGGAAACACATGGTGTTAATTCTTACGCCGCTTTTATACAGGATCAATGGCAGATCAACGACAAGCTTTATTTGGTGCCGTCTCTGCGCTATGAGCATAACAGCCGCTTCGGCTCGGAAACGACACCCCGTTTAGGACTGACGTATGCGATCAATCCTTATTGGCGATTTAAAGCCAATTACGGTCGTGGCTACAAAGCGCCGTCTATCAGCGAAATGTATATGCGTATGCATCGATCGATGGGCCCCATGTCTGTCAATATTTATGGCAATCCTGATTTGAAACCGGAAAAATCCCGCAGCTACGACTTCGGCGTCGAAATGGAAAAGGGCGCCTGGTTCGGCAAGGTGACGTATTTTAACAATGATGTCAGCAACTTGATTACGACGGATAAGATTGCCGGGACCGATTCCGATTATCACTATATCAACGTAAACGAGGCCGGGATAAACGGTGTGGAAGCGGAAGTTGGCAAGCGTTTGAATAATCGCTGGACCGTTAAGCTGACGCACAATTATCTGGATGCAGTGAATCAGCGGTCGCATCAGCGGCTGAATAACCGGGCGAAGAATACGACGACGCTGCAGCTTATTTACGATGACCATAACGCGGATAAAGGATTCAGCGCGATTCTTTGGGATCAATTCTCCGACAAGTACCGGCTGAATGACCAGGATTACACGTATAATACACTGAATTTTTCGTTTGACAAGCACGTGACGAAGGATATTTCCGTTTATGGCGGCGTGGAGAATATTCTCAATAAAAAGGTGGATGACTTATACGTTGACGGCCGCTTCTGGCGTATTGGTGCGGAATGGCGCTGGTAA
- a CDS encoding ChaN family lipoprotein: MALVRMQGAGWKAAVMAAVLSFFLTTVAAHDVTFPTVAPPFFLEAASGRLTTAAAPAAAARGSRVIFFNEFHDSEDCHAAEYDILQALYAQYGDRLVLSMEMFERDVQPAVDAFLHGETDEAEFLSATRPWPNYDRDYSAIVRFAKVHRLPLLAANIPRRIAAVYARTGSLAELAEKERAYLPLVRRKGSAAYAAKFTAVMNRIGQVGMKVEEDRIPLLYQAQCLKDDTMAETLSAYGTAHPQAIIYHLQGAFHGEEGLGVIEKLHQLQPAWRLTAITAVRKGEGDNADVLQRYRSYGDYLFIN; encoded by the coding sequence ATGGCGCTGGTAAGGATGCAGGGTGCCGGGTGGAAAGCGGCGGTTATGGCGGCAGTGTTGTCGTTTTTTTTGACAACAGTTGCAGCTCATGACGTTACTTTTCCAACTGTTGCGCCCCCGTTTTTCTTGGAAGCCGCATCTGGCCGTTTGACGACGGCGGCAGCGCCGGCTGCGGCGGCGCGTGGTTCCCGCGTCATCTTCTTCAATGAATTCCATGACAGCGAGGACTGCCATGCGGCCGAATACGACATTTTGCAGGCCTTGTATGCGCAATACGGCGACAGACTGGTGCTTTCCATGGAAATGTTTGAACGGGATGTGCAGCCTGCTGTCGATGCTTTTTTGCATGGAGAGACGGATGAGGCCGAATTTTTGTCGGCAACGCGCCCTTGGCCGAATTATGATCGGGATTACAGCGCGATCGTTCGATTTGCCAAGGTGCATCGGCTGCCGCTGTTGGCAGCCAATATTCCGCGGCGTATAGCGGCCGTTTACGCGCGAACCGGCTCCTTGGCGGAGCTGGCGGAAAAAGAGCGCGCCTATTTGCCGCTTGTCCGGCGCAAGGGGTCGGCAGCGTATGCGGCAAAATTTACTGCCGTTATGAACCGGATAGGGCAAGTCGGCATGAAGGTGGAAGAAGATCGCATTCCCTTGCTGTATCAAGCGCAGTGCCTGAAGGATGATACGATGGCGGAAACCTTGTCGGCGTACGGGACGGCCCATCCGCAAGCCATCATTTATCATCTTCAAGGCGCTTTTCACGGCGAAGAAGGACTGGGCGTCATCGAGAAGCTGCACCAACTGCAGCCGGCCTGGCGTCTGACGGCGATCACGGCTGTTCGCAAGGGCGAAGGCGATAATGCAGACGTATTGCAGCGTTATCGTTCTTATGGAGACTATTTGTTTATCAATTGA